One segment of Leeia aquatica DNA contains the following:
- the acpS gene encoding holo-ACP synthase, with translation MIYGLGTDLARVSRFQQGLERHGERFVEQILAPAERESFAQAAHPARLLAKRWAVKEAFGKAAGTGVRAPITLQALWLSHDALGRPLLCWDEAVAAWLAERGISRTHVSLSDEADYTVATVILEIG, from the coding sequence ATGATTTATGGACTGGGGACCGACCTCGCGCGGGTGAGTCGCTTCCAGCAAGGGCTGGAGCGGCATGGAGAGCGTTTTGTCGAGCAAATACTGGCCCCGGCTGAGCGCGAGTCCTTTGCTCAGGCCGCCCACCCGGCCCGCCTGCTGGCCAAGCGCTGGGCGGTGAAAGAGGCGTTTGGCAAGGCGGCGGGCACCGGCGTGCGTGCGCCGATTACCCTGCAAGCGCTGTGGCTCAGCCACGACGCGCTGGGGCGACCGCTGCTGTGCTGGGATGAGGCGGTTGCCGCCTGGCTGGCGGAGCGCGGGATAAGCCGAACGCATGTGAGCCTCAGCGATGAGGCCGACTACACGGTTGCCACCGTGATTCTGGAAATCGGATAG
- the recO gene encoding DNA repair protein RecO: MAQSQRVDLTEGFVLHHYPWRETSLILEVFSREHGRLSIVARGARRPGSALRGVLLPFQPLLLSWYGKHELKTLHKAEWVGGVRFPAGHALICAYYLNELLLALLPKEDASGELFDHYQHALHALSHGLEQAPVLRQFEQALLSELGYGLLLSHTVEGLPVEAGQRYAYRLQHGLYPARERQRDDIPLDGQTLLDLHDGHYERAETRQQALALMRRLLASLLPERPLATRELFRLLRQLDEPANGRDA; encoded by the coding sequence GTGGCGCAATCCCAGCGAGTCGATCTGACCGAAGGCTTTGTACTGCACCACTACCCGTGGCGGGAAACCAGCCTGATTCTGGAAGTGTTCAGCCGCGAGCATGGGCGGCTCAGCATCGTCGCCCGCGGCGCACGCCGCCCCGGCTCTGCCTTGCGCGGGGTGCTGCTGCCGTTTCAGCCGCTGCTGCTGTCCTGGTATGGCAAACACGAGCTGAAAACCCTGCACAAGGCCGAGTGGGTCGGCGGGGTACGCTTTCCGGCAGGTCATGCCCTGATCTGTGCCTACTATCTCAATGAACTGCTGCTGGCCTTGCTGCCCAAGGAAGACGCCAGCGGCGAGCTGTTTGATCATTACCAGCACGCGCTGCATGCGCTCAGCCACGGCCTGGAGCAAGCACCGGTGCTGCGCCAGTTCGAGCAGGCGCTGCTGAGTGAGCTGGGGTACGGCCTCTTGCTTAGCCACACGGTGGAAGGGCTGCCGGTTGAGGCCGGGCAGCGCTATGCTTATCGGCTGCAACATGGGCTGTACCCGGCGCGTGAGCGCCAGCGTGATGACATCCCGCTGGATGGCCAAACCCTGCTCGACCTGCACGACGGCCACTATGAGCGGGCTGAGACCCGCCAGCAAGCACTGGCCTTGATGCGGCGACTGTTGGCCAGCTTGCTGCCAGAGCGGCCGCTGGCCACCCGCGAGCTGTTCCGCCTGTTGCGGCAGCTGGACGAGCCCGCCAACGGGAGGGACGCATGA
- a CDS encoding DUF4845 domain-containing protein, translating into MLQLKPRKAEHGLSIMGLIIVAVVLGFFLLIIAKTIPAISEYQAVKNALKKVSHEGGTPAEMRAAFNKTADVTDIHSIKGEGLEIQGSGDNVTVRAKYEAKIELFGNVSLVLDFDTSAGAGGGGKLP; encoded by the coding sequence ATGCTGCAACTGAAACCGCGCAAGGCCGAACACGGATTGTCCATCATGGGGCTGATCATCGTGGCGGTGGTGCTGGGCTTTTTCTTGCTCATTATTGCCAAGACCATTCCGGCCATCTCGGAATATCAGGCGGTGAAGAACGCGCTGAAGAAGGTGTCGCACGAGGGGGGAACACCGGCTGAGATGCGTGCCGCGTTCAACAAGACTGCGGATGTGACAGATATCCATTCCATCAAGGGCGAAGGTCTGGAAATCCAGGGTTCGGGTGACAATGTTACCGTCCGGGCCAAGTATGAGGCCAAGATTGAGCTGTTCGGCAATGTCAGCCTGGTGCTGGATTTTGATACCTCCGCTGGCGCGGGTGGTGGTGGTAAGCTGCCTTGA
- a CDS encoding tetratricopeptide repeat protein, whose product MNLSADAPLSLAESIFCAADTAEEHGDFTLAASLFLQAALMGDGAAMSRLAILYESGQGVSWDVEASVAWDRRAIDAGYAASRFNLGITCRRSGQIRQARYWFERALEHGDNDAALELAKLYAVSGRERDTVRGYLQQVLNSEDVFPSSKEEAAEMLAVLDQASAKAGPYQTGAQP is encoded by the coding sequence ATGAATCTCAGCGCAGACGCTCCACTCTCACTGGCCGAATCCATCTTCTGTGCAGCGGATACAGCGGAGGAGCATGGTGATTTTACTTTGGCCGCCTCACTCTTTTTACAGGCCGCATTAATGGGCGATGGTGCCGCCATGTCCCGCCTTGCCATTCTGTACGAATCAGGTCAGGGTGTATCGTGGGATGTGGAAGCTTCGGTGGCATGGGATCGGCGCGCCATTGATGCCGGTTATGCCGCCTCCCGCTTCAATCTGGGCATCACCTGCCGTCGCAGCGGGCAGATTCGGCAAGCCCGCTACTGGTTTGAACGGGCCCTGGAGCATGGTGATAACGATGCCGCGCTGGAACTGGCCAAGCTGTACGCGGTCAGTGGCAGGGAGCGGGATACCGTTCGCGGCTACTTGCAGCAAGTACTCAACAGCGAGGATGTGTTCCCGTCTTCGAAAGAAGAGGCTGCGGAAATGCTGGCAGTACTGGACCAAGCCTCTGCCAAAGCAGGCCCTTACCAAACAGGTGCACAACCTTGA
- the lepA gene encoding translation elongation factor 4: MKHIRNFSIIAHIDHGKSTLADRFIQFCGGLDAREMSAQVLDSMDIEKERGITIKAQTAALQYKARDGQVYNLNLIDTPGHVDFSYEVSRSLAACEGALLVVDASQGVEAQTVANCYTAIEQGVEVLPVLNKIDLPAAEPERVCEEIEDIIGIDATDAVRASAKSGIGIEDILESVVANIPAPTGDPTAPLKALIIDSWFDNYVGVVMLVRVVDGELKPKDKILLMSSKTQYLCEQVGVFTPKSLQRDALRAGEVGFVIAGIKELKSAKVGDTITIANKAATEPLPGFKEIKSQVFAGLYPVESHDYENLRDSLEKLQLNDASLHFEPEVSQALGFGFRCGFLGLLHMEIVQERLEREFDMDLITTAPTVVYHVLMKDGTELEVENPSKLPDLSKIEEIREPIITAHILVPPDYLGSVMTLCNNKRGVQRNMQYMGRQVMLSYDLPMNEVVMDFFDKLKSVSRGYASLDYDFKEFQPADLVKLDVLVNGDKVDALSLIVHRANSVYRGRELVSKMRELIPRQMYDVAVQAAIGANIIARENVKAMRKDVLAKCYGGDITRKKKLLEKQKAGKKRMKQVGNVEIPQEAFLAILQVSDK, translated from the coding sequence ATGAAACACATACGCAATTTCTCGATCATCGCCCACATCGACCACGGCAAATCCACGCTGGCCGACCGCTTCATCCAGTTCTGTGGCGGACTGGACGCCCGCGAAATGTCTGCCCAGGTGCTCGACTCGATGGACATCGAGAAGGAGCGGGGCATTACCATCAAGGCGCAGACCGCCGCGCTGCAGTACAAGGCACGCGATGGCCAGGTCTACAACCTGAACCTGATTGACACCCCGGGGCACGTGGACTTTTCCTACGAGGTGAGCCGCTCGCTGGCCGCTTGCGAGGGCGCGCTGCTGGTGGTGGACGCTTCGCAAGGGGTGGAAGCGCAGACGGTAGCCAACTGCTACACCGCCATCGAACAGGGTGTGGAAGTGCTGCCGGTGCTCAACAAGATCGACCTGCCTGCTGCCGAGCCGGAGCGGGTGTGCGAAGAGATCGAAGACATCATCGGCATTGATGCGACGGATGCGGTGCGCGCCTCCGCCAAGAGTGGCATCGGCATTGAGGACATCCTCGAATCGGTGGTCGCCAATATCCCGGCACCGACCGGTGACCCGACCGCGCCGCTCAAGGCGCTGATCATCGACAGCTGGTTCGACAACTACGTCGGCGTGGTCATGCTGGTGCGGGTGGTGGATGGCGAGCTGAAGCCGAAAGACAAAATTCTGCTGATGAGCAGCAAGACCCAGTACTTGTGCGAACAGGTCGGGGTGTTCACGCCGAAGTCGCTGCAGCGCGATGCGCTGCGTGCCGGTGAGGTGGGGTTTGTGATCGCCGGCATCAAGGAGCTGAAGAGCGCCAAGGTGGGCGATACCATCACCATCGCCAATAAGGCCGCGACCGAGCCGCTACCAGGCTTCAAGGAAATCAAGTCGCAGGTGTTTGCCGGTCTGTATCCGGTGGAAAGCCATGACTACGAGAACCTGCGTGATTCGCTGGAAAAACTGCAGCTGAACGACGCCAGCCTGCATTTCGAGCCGGAAGTGTCGCAAGCGCTGGGCTTTGGCTTCCGCTGCGGTTTCCTTGGCCTGCTGCACATGGAGATCGTGCAGGAGCGGCTCGAGCGCGAGTTCGACATGGACCTGATCACCACCGCGCCGACCGTGGTGTATCACGTGCTGATGAAAGATGGCACCGAGCTGGAAGTGGAAAACCCCTCCAAGCTGCCGGACCTCTCCAAGATCGAAGAAATCCGCGAGCCGATCATTACCGCCCACATTCTGGTGCCGCCGGATTACCTCGGCTCGGTGATGACCCTGTGCAACAACAAGCGCGGCGTGCAGCGCAATATGCAGTATATGGGCCGTCAGGTCATGCTGTCTTACGACCTGCCGATGAACGAAGTGGTGATGGATTTCTTTGACAAGCTGAAGTCGGTCAGCCGTGGCTACGCCTCGCTGGATTATGACTTCAAGGAATTCCAGCCTGCTGATCTGGTCAAACTCGACGTGCTGGTGAATGGCGACAAAGTGGATGCTTTGTCCCTCATCGTGCACCGGGCCAACAGCGTATACCGTGGCCGCGAACTGGTCAGCAAGATGCGTGAGCTGATCCCGCGCCAGATGTACGACGTGGCAGTGCAGGCCGCGATTGGTGCCAACATCATTGCCCGCGAGAACGTGAAAGCCATGCGCAAGGACGTGCTGGCCAAGTGTTATGGCGGCGATATCACCCGCAAGAAGAAGTTGCTGGAGAAGCAGAAGGCTGGCAAGAAGCGGATGAAGCAGGTGGGTAATGTGGAGATTCCGCAAGAGGCCTTCCTCGCCATCCTGCAAGTCAGCGACAAGTAA
- a CDS encoding DegQ family serine endoprotease, with translation MKLWRSLQSGLLGVAVLWSTVSVAAAKDLPDFTELVEKQGPAVVNISTTQTVSGGAANPFAEGDPAYEFFKRFMPQLPKQRDYQTRSLGSGFIISADGVILTNAHVVDGADEITVKLTDKREFKAKLIGADKRTDVAVLKIEASKLPIVTLGDPDKLKVGEWVLAIGSPFGLENTVTAGIVSAKGRTLPDDTYVPFIQTDAAVNPGNSGGPLFNMRGEVIGINSQIYSRSGGFMGLSFSIPIDVAMDVANQLKSNGRISRGKLGINIQEVSKDIAESLGLGAPSGALVVGVEKGSAADRAGLKAGDVILKFDNKPIGASSELPRVVGSTKPGSKVQLQVWRNKASQDVTVTLGEVVDDSAKAKPAAPPKPDALVRIGLQVTELNAAQKRQLDVGFGLLVTSAQGAAARAGVEEGDVIIGVSNETLKSQQQLLLLLERAPKGSVVALLIRRDDSTLYIPVRVPEK, from the coding sequence ATGAAACTGTGGCGTTCGTTGCAATCCGGCCTGTTGGGTGTGGCTGTGTTGTGGTCCACTGTGAGCGTGGCAGCAGCCAAGGATTTACCGGATTTTACTGAGCTGGTGGAAAAGCAGGGCCCTGCGGTGGTCAACATCAGTACCACGCAGACGGTGAGTGGTGGCGCTGCCAATCCGTTTGCCGAGGGTGACCCGGCCTATGAATTCTTCAAGCGCTTCATGCCGCAATTGCCCAAGCAGCGGGATTACCAGACCCGCTCGCTGGGTTCCGGTTTCATCATCAGTGCCGATGGCGTGATTCTGACCAATGCGCATGTGGTGGATGGTGCGGATGAGATCACCGTCAAGCTGACCGACAAGCGCGAATTCAAGGCCAAGCTGATCGGGGCGGACAAGCGCACCGATGTGGCCGTGCTGAAGATTGAAGCCAGCAAGCTGCCCATCGTTACGCTGGGTGACCCGGACAAGCTGAAGGTGGGCGAGTGGGTGCTGGCCATTGGTTCGCCGTTCGGGCTGGAAAACACCGTGACGGCCGGGATCGTGTCGGCCAAGGGGCGTACCCTGCCGGACGATACTTATGTGCCGTTCATCCAGACCGATGCCGCGGTGAACCCCGGTAACTCCGGTGGCCCGCTGTTCAATATGCGCGGTGAGGTGATTGGCATCAACTCCCAGATCTATAGTCGCTCCGGCGGGTTCATGGGCTTGTCGTTCTCGATCCCGATCGACGTGGCGATGGACGTGGCCAATCAGCTGAAGAGCAATGGCCGGATCAGTCGTGGCAAGCTGGGTATCAATATCCAGGAAGTGAGCAAGGATATTGCGGAGTCGCTGGGTCTGGGTGCGCCATCGGGTGCGCTGGTGGTGGGTGTGGAAAAGGGCTCTGCCGCTGACCGTGCCGGGCTGAAGGCCGGTGATGTGATTCTGAAGTTCGACAACAAGCCGATTGGTGCGTCCAGCGAGTTGCCACGTGTGGTGGGCTCCACCAAACCCGGCAGCAAGGTACAGTTGCAGGTATGGCGCAACAAGGCATCCCAGGATGTGACGGTGACGCTGGGTGAGGTGGTGGATGACAGCGCCAAGGCCAAGCCTGCCGCCCCGCCGAAGCCGGATGCGCTGGTGCGCATTGGCTTGCAGGTGACCGAGCTGAATGCGGCTCAGAAACGTCAATTGGACGTCGGATTTGGTCTGCTGGTGACCTCGGCGCAGGGTGCCGCGGCGCGAGCCGGGGTGGAGGAGGGCGATGTCATCATCGGCGTCAGCAATGAAACCCTGAAGTCGCAGCAGCAACTGCTGCTGCTGCTGGAGCGGGCGCCGAAGGGCAGTGTGGTGGCCTTGCTGATCCGCCGTGATGACAGCACGCTGTACATCCCGGTGCGGGTTCCGGAAAAGTGA
- the lepB gene encoding signal peptidase I: MNWIATWTGAAIIGAVMLAMGRNLPRNDKGEAHATVQFAHMALIIGVFGLIAVYTTLSLAMLLFVLVSGVVWAVDKWYLARRRKQGERQSDEVELFAGLFPVIAVVFLVRSFLFEPFTIPSSSMRPGLEPGDFILVNRFSYGIRVPVLNTVLIETGKPQRGDVMVFRYPVDPKTDFIKRVVGLPGDTVTYRNKQLTVNGKSVTQVALAEGSYVRDNSANLIPVQRFKETTATRSYLVQTVEQAPPVNQDQVLNFPYRDNCQYDDSGFTCKVPAGHYFMMGDNRDDSSDGRYWGFVPDENIVGKATLIWMNIGAFSRIGTSIQ, translated from the coding sequence ATGAACTGGATTGCAACCTGGACCGGCGCCGCCATCATCGGGGCCGTGATGCTGGCGATGGGCCGCAACCTGCCGCGCAATGACAAGGGTGAAGCACACGCCACGGTACAGTTTGCCCATATGGCGCTGATCATCGGCGTATTTGGCCTGATTGCGGTGTACACCACCTTGTCGCTGGCCATGTTGCTGTTCGTGCTGGTGTCCGGTGTGGTCTGGGCGGTGGACAAATGGTATCTGGCGCGCCGTCGCAAGCAAGGCGAGCGCCAATCGGATGAGGTGGAGCTGTTCGCGGGCCTGTTCCCGGTGATTGCCGTGGTGTTTCTGGTACGCTCCTTCCTGTTTGAGCCCTTTACCATACCGTCGAGCTCCATGCGGCCCGGGCTGGAACCGGGTGACTTCATTCTGGTCAACCGCTTCAGCTACGGCATCCGTGTGCCGGTGCTTAACACCGTATTGATCGAGACGGGCAAGCCGCAACGCGGTGATGTGATGGTGTTTCGCTATCCGGTGGACCCCAAGACGGATTTCATCAAGCGGGTGGTCGGCTTGCCGGGTGATACCGTGACATACCGTAACAAGCAGCTGACGGTGAATGGCAAGTCGGTAACACAGGTTGCTCTCGCAGAAGGCAGCTATGTGCGCGACAACTCCGCCAATCTGATTCCGGTGCAACGTTTCAAGGAAACAACCGCAACCCGCAGCTATCTGGTGCAGACGGTCGAGCAAGCCCCTCCCGTGAACCAGGATCAGGTGCTGAATTTCCCCTACCGCGATAACTGCCAGTATGATGACAGTGGCTTTACCTGCAAGGTGCCCGCAGGCCATTACTTCATGATGGGTGACAACCGCGACGACAGCTCGGATGGCCGCTACTGGGGCTTCGTGCCGGACGAGAACATCGTCGGCAAAGCCACCCTGATCTGGATGAACATCGGCGCGTTCAGCCGTATCGGTACTTCCATCCAGTAA
- a CDS encoding glutaredoxin family protein encodes MSALPTLTLYIREYCHLCQDMLAALQQDYRGRLLLQVVDIEDDDDTEARYGQLIPVLMAGEYELCHYHLNRARLDAYLAEIG; translated from the coding sequence GTGAGCGCCTTACCGACGCTGACACTCTACATTCGCGAATACTGCCACCTGTGCCAGGACATGCTGGCTGCACTGCAGCAGGACTACCGGGGGCGCTTGCTGCTGCAGGTGGTGGACATTGAGGATGATGATGACACCGAGGCCCGCTACGGCCAGCTGATTCCGGTGCTGATGGCGGGTGAGTACGAGTTGTGTCATTACCACCTCAACCGTGCAAGACTGGATGCGTATCTGGCGGAAATTGGGTAA
- a CDS encoding MucB/RseB C-terminal domain-containing protein produces the protein MSLCFKPVHLLRLLLPCCVGVALAGQALSPSEGLQLLNRVTQATRQQSFVGVYVYQRDTLVETSRITHQFADGNSYEKLEALDGPAQELIRANNMLSCYVPANRSDKVDYQSYSRFFPDVLPNDSRALLENYHVIRQDMERVADHDCQMVLLAPKDGLRNPFRFCYEPTRAVLLKAQVYNDRQELLEQMSFTQVNIGGVIDRSAFKPRLPNKVGAWQRSDGPVKADDLIINDKQLPAGFKLVRGSKRQLPGKPAPVSHYLFSDGLASMSVFLEFTGKEGRPAEGASRQNDTNILVETDEGAVMMLLGEVPKGALQQLGNSLRIKPKR, from the coding sequence ATGAGTTTATGTTTCAAACCGGTTCACCTGCTGCGCTTGCTGCTGCCGTGCTGTGTCGGGGTAGCGCTGGCCGGGCAGGCACTGTCGCCCTCGGAAGGCTTGCAACTGCTGAACCGGGTGACGCAGGCCACCCGGCAGCAGAGTTTCGTCGGAGTGTATGTCTACCAGCGCGATACCCTGGTGGAAACCTCCCGCATTACCCATCAGTTTGCGGACGGCAACAGCTATGAGAAGCTGGAGGCGCTGGATGGCCCGGCGCAGGAGCTGATCCGTGCCAACAACATGCTCAGCTGCTATGTGCCTGCCAACCGCAGTGACAAGGTGGATTACCAGTCCTACAGCCGCTTCTTCCCTGATGTGCTGCCGAATGACAGTCGCGCCCTGCTGGAAAACTATCACGTGATCCGGCAGGACATGGAGCGGGTGGCCGACCACGATTGCCAGATGGTGTTGCTGGCACCCAAGGACGGGCTGCGTAACCCGTTCCGCTTCTGTTATGAGCCCACCCGTGCGGTGCTGCTCAAGGCGCAGGTCTATAACGACCGGCAGGAGCTGCTGGAGCAGATGTCCTTTACCCAGGTCAACATCGGCGGGGTGATTGATCGCAGTGCCTTCAAGCCGCGTCTGCCCAACAAGGTGGGGGCCTGGCAGCGTAGCGATGGCCCGGTGAAGGCGGACGACCTGATCATCAACGACAAGCAGCTGCCCGCAGGCTTCAAGCTGGTGCGGGGCAGCAAGCGGCAGCTACCGGGCAAGCCTGCGCCGGTGTCGCATTACCTGTTCTCGGATGGCCTGGCTTCCATGTCGGTGTTCCTGGAATTTACCGGCAAGGAAGGGCGGCCTGCAGAGGGCGCATCGCGTCAGAACGACACCAATATCCTGGTGGAAACCGATGAAGGCGCGGTGATGATGTTGCTGGGCGAGGTGCCGAAAGGGGCCCTGCAGCAGCTGGGTAACAGCTTGCGGATCAAGCCCAAGCGTTGA
- the rnc gene encoding ribonuclease III — MRRQEDRALQARIGHDFADASLLQQALTHRSFGTPHNERLEFLGDSVLSLALSNLLYERFPQLSEGELSRVRSNLVNQQALAELAIGLKLGQVLRLGEGEVKSGGRERPSILADALEALFGAVYLDGGLAPALAWIARLYQPVLVSLNPQTLGKDPKTLLQEWLQGQRLPLPVYRVLQAQGASHAQSFAVECEIAVLGITVPGSGNSRRLAEQEAAKAALQQAQQRQANKKAS, encoded by the coding sequence TTGAGGCGGCAGGAAGACCGGGCGCTGCAAGCGCGTATCGGTCATGATTTTGCCGATGCGTCATTGCTGCAACAGGCATTGACGCATCGCAGCTTTGGCACGCCACATAATGAGCGGCTGGAGTTTCTGGGCGACAGTGTGCTGTCGCTCGCGCTGTCCAACCTGCTGTACGAGCGCTTCCCGCAGCTCTCCGAGGGAGAACTGTCGCGGGTGCGCTCCAATCTGGTCAACCAGCAGGCGCTGGCCGAGCTGGCGATCGGCCTCAAGCTGGGACAGGTGTTGCGGCTGGGCGAGGGTGAGGTCAAGAGTGGTGGGCGGGAGCGCCCGTCAATTCTGGCTGATGCGCTGGAAGCCTTGTTCGGTGCCGTCTATCTGGATGGTGGGCTGGCGCCGGCGCTGGCCTGGATTGCCCGGCTGTACCAGCCGGTGCTGGTGTCGCTCAACCCGCAGACGCTGGGTAAAGACCCCAAGACCTTGCTGCAGGAATGGCTGCAAGGACAGCGGCTGCCGCTGCCGGTCTACCGGGTATTGCAAGCGCAAGGGGCCAGCCACGCGCAGTCCTTTGCGGTGGAATGTGAAATCGCTGTGCTCGGCATCACGGTGCCAGGCAGTGGCAACAGTCGCAGGCTCGCCGAGCAGGAGGCTGCCAAGGCCGCGCTGCAACAGGCGCAGCAACGGCAGGCAAACAAGAAAGCATCATGA
- the era gene encoding GTPase Era has protein sequence MTEAFPPPSDFHCGLVAIVGRPNVGKSTLLNHLIGQKISITSRKAQTTRHRVTGIYTDASHQMVFVDTPGWQTKYKSAMNSAMNRSVSGTLADVDVVLFVIEAGRFSQADADVLKRLPTNRPVILVVNKVDYLKDDKETLLAFLQEMSGKFNFAALVPVIAQHGHKVDVLLDAVRPLLPQGEPMYEEDQITDRSERFLAAEIVREKLFRLLGDELPYAMNVFIEQFELDGSMRRIHAAIMVDKPGQKAILIGKGGEKLKRIGTEARIDMEKLFDGKVFLQLWVKVKSGWADDTRLLREFGFE, from the coding sequence ATGACAGAAGCGTTTCCGCCCCCTTCGGACTTTCACTGTGGCCTGGTGGCCATCGTGGGTCGGCCCAATGTTGGCAAGTCCACCCTGCTCAATCACCTGATCGGGCAGAAGATCAGCATTACCTCACGTAAGGCACAGACTACCCGCCACCGTGTGACCGGCATCTATACCGATGCCAGCCACCAGATGGTGTTCGTCGATACCCCCGGCTGGCAGACCAAATACAAGAGCGCGATGAACAGCGCGATGAACCGCAGCGTCAGCGGTACGCTGGCGGACGTGGACGTGGTGCTGTTCGTGATTGAGGCCGGGCGCTTCTCGCAGGCGGATGCCGATGTGCTCAAGCGCCTGCCGACCAACCGTCCGGTGATCCTGGTGGTCAACAAGGTGGATTACCTCAAGGACGACAAGGAAACCCTGCTCGCCTTCCTGCAAGAGATGTCCGGCAAGTTCAATTTTGCCGCGCTGGTACCGGTGATCGCCCAGCATGGCCACAAGGTGGACGTGTTGCTTGATGCCGTGCGCCCGCTGCTGCCGCAGGGCGAGCCGATGTACGAGGAAGACCAGATCACGGACCGCAGTGAACGCTTCCTTGCCGCTGAGATCGTGCGGGAAAAGCTGTTCCGCCTGCTGGGCGACGAACTGCCGTATGCCATGAACGTGTTCATCGAGCAGTTCGAGCTGGATGGCAGCATGCGCCGCATCCACGCCGCCATCATGGTGGATAAGCCCGGCCAGAAAGCCATCCTGATCGGCAAGGGCGGCGAAAAGCTCAAGCGCATCGGCACCGAGGCGCGCATCGACATGGAAAAGCTGTTCGACGGCAAGGTGTTCCTGCAGCTGTGGGTCAAGGTCAAGAGCGGTTGGGCTGATGATACCCGCCTGCTGCGCGAGTTCGGCTTCGAGTAA
- the nagZ gene encoding beta-N-acetylhexosaminidase: protein MTTVNLPLGPVCVDLAGTELTDAERQRLLHPQVGGVILFSRNFRSVAQLCALTREIHQLRSPRLIIAVDHEGGRVQRFRDGFTRLPPMAELGKLWNDDRAAARALAARTGWVLAAELRASGVDFSFAPVLDLDYGVSTVIGNRAFHAHPHAVSELGQYLMQGMRQAGMNACGKHFPGHGHVVLDSHHALPVDDRPLSEIHGADLQPFRRLIEHGLAAVMPAHVIYAKVDERPAGFSPRWLQDILRGQLGFQGAIISDALDMAGAAFAGNTIEERAKAAFEAGCDLVLATNRPEEAERLLQRLDWQISPVSLSRLARLHGEPNPLQWDDLVHDLDFQSARREVAALAGEGDISRWGPDVGEA, encoded by the coding sequence ATGACCACAGTCAATCTGCCCCTGGGACCGGTGTGTGTCGACCTCGCCGGTACCGAGTTGACCGATGCTGAGCGGCAGCGCCTGCTGCACCCGCAGGTGGGCGGTGTCATCCTGTTCAGCCGCAATTTCCGTTCGGTGGCGCAACTGTGTGCACTGACCCGTGAGATTCACCAGCTACGCAGCCCACGGCTGATCATCGCGGTGGACCACGAAGGCGGCCGGGTACAACGCTTTCGCGATGGCTTTACCCGACTGCCGCCGATGGCCGAGCTGGGCAAGCTGTGGAATGACGACCGCGCAGCCGCGCGTGCGCTGGCAGCGCGCACCGGCTGGGTGCTGGCGGCGGAGCTGCGCGCCAGCGGGGTGGACTTCAGCTTTGCCCCGGTGCTGGACCTCGACTATGGGGTGTCCACCGTCATCGGCAACCGCGCCTTCCATGCCCACCCGCATGCGGTGAGCGAGCTGGGGCAATACCTGATGCAGGGCATGCGGCAGGCTGGCATGAACGCTTGCGGCAAACACTTCCCCGGTCACGGTCATGTGGTGCTGGACTCCCACCACGCCCTGCCGGTGGATGACCGCCCGCTCTCGGAAATTCACGGTGCCGACCTGCAACCCTTCCGCCGCTTGATCGAGCACGGGCTCGCGGCGGTGATGCCTGCGCACGTGATCTACGCCAAGGTAGACGAGCGGCCCGCCGGCTTCTCGCCGCGCTGGCTGCAGGACATCCTGCGCGGCCAGCTTGGCTTTCAGGGTGCCATCATCAGCGACGCACTGGACATGGCCGGTGCCGCTTTCGCAGGCAACACCATCGAGGAGCGTGCCAAGGCCGCGTTCGAGGCGGGCTGTGATCTGGTACTGGCCACCAACCGCCCGGAAGAGGCCGAGCGTCTGTTGCAGCGGCTGGACTGGCAGATTAGCCCGGTGTCCCTCAGCCGCCTCGCCCGCCTGCACGGCGAACCCAATCCCCTGCAGTGGGATGACCTTGTTCACGACCTCGATTTCCAGTCTGCCCGCCGTGAAGTGGCTGCCTTGGCAGGGGAGGGGGACATCAGCCGCTGGGGGCCTGATGTGGGGGAAGCTTAG